In Prosthecobacter sp. SYSU 5D2, one genomic interval encodes:
- a CDS encoding Gfo/Idh/MocA family oxidoreductase yields the protein MPVSRRTFFKNTSLAAASVAFPAVVKSANPNSKLQVVSVGANGMAFSDIKNIGGHAAVKYVGFCDIDSSRFDKVDDAFPGTPHFADFREMYAQLGDKFDAVSVGTPDHMHAKASIDAMRMKKHVYCQKPLAHTVWESRQMRLEAEKAGVVTQMGNQIHSAIEYRLGTRLLKEGAIGKIKEVFSWVGVTGNERNKRLDPMPGAPVPANVNWDLWIGVAPMRDYAPCYHPFIWRDWQDFGGGAMGDFGCHILDPVFTALGLNAPLTVTARNSGINQHIWPTSEEVEYVFPGSDMTVDKTLKVTWSDGGLRPSRKLAKMPGDLDLPKSGSLFIGEKGNMVLGHVAGPRLYPTENFTTFKYPKEQGLSHWHVWVDACLAGGKTSDGFHYAGPLSEAVQLGNVATRFCTGPIDARTGDPLEPKILEWDAENLRIKNFPEADKLLTKTYRDGWAI from the coding sequence ATGCCTGTCAGCCGCCGTACCTTTTTCAAAAACACCTCCCTTGCTGCTGCCTCCGTCGCCTTTCCGGCGGTGGTGAAGTCGGCCAACCCCAATTCCAAGCTTCAGGTGGTCTCCGTGGGGGCCAATGGGATGGCCTTCAGCGACATCAAAAACATCGGCGGTCATGCGGCGGTGAAGTATGTGGGTTTCTGCGACATTGACAGCAGCCGCTTTGACAAGGTGGACGACGCCTTTCCTGGCACGCCACACTTTGCTGATTTCCGCGAGATGTATGCGCAACTGGGCGACAAGTTTGATGCGGTCTCCGTGGGCACGCCGGACCACATGCATGCCAAGGCCTCCATTGATGCCATGCGCATGAAGAAGCATGTCTATTGCCAGAAGCCGCTGGCGCACACCGTGTGGGAATCACGCCAGATGCGCCTGGAAGCAGAAAAGGCCGGCGTGGTGACGCAGATGGGCAACCAGATCCACTCCGCCATCGAGTACCGCCTGGGCACGCGCCTGTTGAAGGAAGGGGCCATTGGCAAAATCAAAGAAGTCTTTTCCTGGGTCGGCGTGACGGGCAACGAGCGCAACAAGCGCCTGGACCCGATGCCCGGCGCACCGGTGCCCGCGAATGTGAACTGGGACCTGTGGATTGGCGTGGCCCCCATGCGCGATTACGCCCCTTGTTATCATCCCTTCATCTGGCGTGACTGGCAGGACTTCGGTGGCGGGGCCATGGGCGACTTCGGCTGTCATATTCTGGACCCTGTTTTCACCGCGCTGGGGCTGAATGCGCCGCTGACCGTCACCGCCCGCAACAGCGGTATTAACCAGCACATCTGGCCCACCTCGGAGGAAGTGGAATATGTTTTCCCCGGCAGTGACATGACCGTGGACAAGACCCTGAAGGTAACCTGGAGCGACGGCGGTCTGCGCCCTTCCCGTAAGCTTGCCAAGATGCCCGGCGATCTGGACCTGCCGAAGAGCGGCTCCCTGTTCATCGGGGAAAAGGGCAATATGGTGCTCGGTCACGTGGCCGGACCGCGCCTGTATCCGACGGAAAACTTCACCACCTTCAAGTATCCCAAAGAGCAGGGCCTCAGCCACTGGCATGTCTGGGTGGATGCCTGCCTGGCCGGCGGGAAAACGAGCGACGGTTTCCACTACGCGGGCCCACTTTCGGAGGCGGTTCAGCTTGGCAATGTGGCCACGCGATTCTGCACTGGTCCTATTGATGCACGCACGGGTGATCCGCTTGAGCCGAAAATTTTAGAGTGGGATGCAGAAAACTTGCGGATTAAGAACTTCCCAGAGGCTGACAAGCTGCTGACCAAAACTTACCGTGATGGTTGGGCTATCTGA
- a CDS encoding MGMT family protein → MAKAKSTAFIRIRAEVIRLVGLIPEGKFTTYGSIAVHMNVVARHVATVMSRLTEEESARLPWHRVVSADARISPNMALETQEKQKARLEAEGMTVDGKGYIQEADRFFHVVGLRRDIRWSELP, encoded by the coding sequence ATGGCCAAAGCCAAGTCCACTGCCTTCATCCGCATCCGGGCGGAGGTGATCCGTCTGGTGGGGCTGATCCCGGAAGGAAAGTTTACCACGTATGGCAGCATCGCAGTGCATATGAATGTGGTGGCACGGCATGTGGCCACGGTGATGAGCCGGCTGACGGAAGAGGAATCGGCAAGACTGCCGTGGCATCGGGTGGTGAGTGCGGATGCGCGCATCAGTCCGAACATGGCTCTGGAGACACAGGAGAAGCAAAAGGCGCGCCTGGAGGCGGAGGGGATGACGGTGGATGGAAAGGGCTACATCCAGGAAGCGGACCGGTTTTTCCATGTGGTGGGTCTGCGGCGGGACATCCGCTGGAGCGAGCTGCCGTAG
- a CDS encoding bifunctional serine/threonine-protein kinase/formylglycine-generating enzyme family protein, with product MAQTLKRDFFSNLDAEIEEKEPLSLNVQGYEIQELIGGGGMGEVYRAILTARGRVVAMKVVSGRLTRDPEVTARFEAEVAALSQLSHHHVVRVLDHGETANGRHFLVMEYVDGCDLRRLLRAQRLDMERALDIFLKVCQGVSHAHQRGLVHRDIKPANILIGADGTVKVADFGLAKTLVENSTGYSFTQTRDTFGTPYYVAPEVTRSAGAADVRADVYALGVLLYELLTGSVPMGQFTPLSKKTGLSKKIDAIVCHALADDPERRLASVSELARTVEKIAEDHRRRHKKKVRSRRFRAGALVVLMMGLGVAAGAWISKDGQSLYHPLRSLKDASRASSDAPWQNSLGMEFVPVPGTQVLFCKHETRVQDYAAFDKIESELAPDWRAAALVEKVGQDSLTGQASASQPTSWAAPGFQQGPSHPVCGMSQLDARFFCAWLTSKELAAGWLKKGQVYRLPTDAEWSLAAGISQDPGPYANIELPLEPNVLPAGNFAGPEVLEHALWPSQMSADAPEDSFVCTAPAGSFPANRHGLFDMHGNAAEWTATQLDNRRSIAPGHYILRGGSWATGRVMKMQPESRHHARSTRAQPDFGFRVVLDLDAKSMVPRPLDPITPDN from the coding sequence GTGGCACAGACCCTGAAGCGGGATTTCTTTTCCAATTTGGATGCGGAAATCGAGGAAAAGGAACCCCTCTCCCTCAATGTCCAGGGTTATGAGATTCAGGAGCTCATCGGCGGTGGCGGCATGGGGGAGGTGTATCGCGCCATCCTCACCGCCCGGGGCCGCGTGGTCGCCATGAAGGTCGTCTCCGGCCGGCTGACCCGGGACCCGGAAGTGACGGCACGGTTTGAGGCGGAAGTGGCGGCCCTTTCCCAGCTCAGCCATCACCATGTGGTGCGTGTGCTGGATCATGGGGAGACGGCCAACGGGCGGCATTTCCTGGTCATGGAGTATGTGGACGGCTGTGACCTCCGCCGCTTGCTGCGTGCCCAGCGGCTGGATATGGAGCGGGCGCTGGACATCTTTTTGAAAGTCTGCCAGGGCGTCAGCCATGCCCATCAGCGGGGGCTGGTTCATCGCGACATCAAACCTGCCAACATCCTCATCGGCGCGGATGGCACGGTGAAGGTGGCGGACTTTGGCCTGGCCAAGACCCTGGTGGAAAACTCCACCGGCTACAGTTTTACGCAGACGCGCGACACCTTTGGCACGCCTTACTACGTCGCCCCGGAAGTCACCCGCAGTGCCGGTGCGGCGGATGTGCGGGCAGATGTGTATGCGCTGGGCGTGCTGCTGTATGAGCTGCTCACCGGTTCCGTACCCATGGGTCAGTTCACGCCGCTGTCGAAAAAGACAGGGCTGAGCAAAAAGATAGACGCCATCGTCTGCCACGCCCTGGCGGATGATCCCGAGCGGCGGCTGGCATCCGTCTCCGAGCTGGCCCGGACGGTGGAAAAAATCGCCGAGGATCACCGGCGGAGGCACAAGAAAAAGGTCCGTAGCCGCCGTTTCCGCGCAGGGGCTCTGGTGGTGCTGATGATGGGCCTCGGGGTGGCGGCCGGTGCCTGGATCAGCAAAGACGGCCAGTCTCTCTACCATCCGTTGCGCAGCCTGAAGGATGCAAGCCGTGCCTCCTCCGACGCACCCTGGCAAAACAGCCTTGGGATGGAGTTTGTACCTGTGCCCGGCACCCAGGTCCTCTTCTGCAAGCATGAAACCCGTGTCCAGGACTATGCCGCTTTTGACAAGATCGAAAGCGAGCTCGCTCCTGACTGGCGGGCGGCCGCACTGGTGGAAAAGGTGGGACAGGATTCCCTCACGGGACAGGCCTCCGCATCCCAGCCGACCAGCTGGGCCGCTCCCGGATTTCAGCAGGGGCCCTCGCATCCTGTCTGCGGCATGAGCCAGCTGGATGCGCGGTTCTTCTGCGCCTGGCTCACCAGCAAGGAACTGGCTGCCGGCTGGTTAAAAAAAGGCCAGGTTTACCGCCTGCCCACGGATGCCGAGTGGAGCCTGGCCGCAGGAATCAGCCAGGATCCGGGCCCGTATGCCAACATTGAGCTGCCTCTGGAGCCGAACGTTCTCCCTGCAGGCAACTTTGCCGGCCCGGAAGTCCTGGAGCATGCCCTGTGGCCTTCCCAAATGTCTGCGGATGCTCCGGAGGACTCTTTTGTCTGCACGGCTCCGGCGGGCAGTTTTCCGGCCAACCGCCATGGCCTTTTTGACATGCATGGAAATGCTGCTGAATGGACGGCCACCCAATTGGACAACCGGCGCAGCATTGCCCCTGGCCATTACATCCTGCGTGGCGGCTCCTGGGCCACCGGCAGGGTCATGAAAATGCAGCCTGAATCCCGCCACCACGCCCGTAGCACACGGGCGCAGCCTGATTTTGGCTTTCGTGTGGTGCTGGATCTGGATGCAAAATCCATGGTCCCCCGTCCGCTGGATCCGATCACCCCTGATAATTGA
- a CDS encoding SufE family protein: MPLREKQTELIADLNLIENAQERLSVLSSYIPAVLLPEEQRTPDLLVPGCVSRVWLHGELREGRCHFRCAAESPMVAGLVALLCHLYTDSEPAEVVAVEPEIWAGCSFHKVLSPTRLNGLASMRSQMRDWAAASMEGPAA, from the coding sequence ATGCCGCTTCGCGAAAAACAGACCGAACTCATCGCCGACCTCAACCTGATCGAAAATGCCCAGGAGCGGCTTTCCGTGCTCAGCTCCTACATTCCTGCCGTGCTTTTGCCGGAGGAACAGCGCACGCCAGACCTGCTGGTCCCCGGCTGTGTTTCCCGCGTGTGGCTGCATGGGGAACTGCGGGAGGGGCGCTGCCATTTCCGCTGTGCGGCGGAGTCGCCCATGGTGGCGGGATTAGTGGCTCTTTTGTGTCACCTTTACACGGATTCGGAACCGGCGGAAGTGGTGGCCGTGGAGCCTGAAATCTGGGCCGGATGCTCATTCCATAAGGTTTTGTCGCCCACGCGGCTGAACGGACTGGCCTCCATGCGCAGCCAGATGCGGGACTGGGCCGCTGCAAGCATGGAGGGTCCGGCGGCGTAG
- a CDS encoding GAF domain-containing protein, which produces MNLPAQTASDEWSQFLASTAADFGCITGTLHRYDAADKHLKLVAQLGIPPQLMPVIQSIPIGKGIAGAAAERRQPVELCNLQTDTSGVAREGAKQTQVQGSLAVPVLDGDRLCGTLGIGKREPYDFSEEEKERLIALAAGIAGRLLPQ; this is translated from the coding sequence ATGAACCTCCCCGCCCAGACCGCCTCAGACGAATGGAGCCAGTTCCTCGCCTCCACCGCCGCCGACTTTGGCTGCATCACTGGCACCCTGCACCGCTATGATGCGGCGGACAAGCACCTCAAGCTCGTCGCCCAGCTCGGCATCCCCCCGCAGCTCATGCCCGTCATCCAGTCCATTCCCATAGGCAAAGGCATCGCCGGAGCCGCTGCCGAGCGCCGCCAGCCCGTGGAGCTCTGCAACCTGCAGACGGACACCAGCGGCGTCGCCCGCGAAGGCGCCAAGCAGACCCAGGTGCAGGGCAGCCTCGCCGTCCCCGTCCTGGATGGCGACCGCCTCTGCGGCACCCTCGGCATCGGGAAACGCGAGCCGTATGATTTTTCTGAGGAGGAGAAAGAGCGCCTTATTGCCCTGGCGGCAGGGATCGCAGGGCGGCTCCTGCCGCAATAG
- a CDS encoding sigma-70 family RNA polymerase sigma factor, whose translation MSLRPASTVRASFPITAWTQVVTAREGDEVASKAALEELCKGYWPAIYTYLRALGCDREEALDETQEFMTHFIQGGGLHSVSPERGRLRSYLRQSLRNHLTTVRRDAARQKRGGGKTFVSMDDVEVFDVPSQPDAADQWFDRRWAWSVVKHAMDRLEARYLRRNRGAVFAALKEGLISPELLRPYAEIGEALRMTENQVKLEVHRARRRFAEELRTEVAITLSPDTDTDEELRYLMSVLSFE comes from the coding sequence ATGTCTCTTCGCCCCGCATCCACAGTTCGTGCTTCGTTTCCCATCACCGCCTGGACTCAGGTGGTGACGGCACGTGAAGGTGACGAAGTGGCCTCGAAGGCGGCGCTGGAGGAGTTGTGCAAAGGCTACTGGCCGGCCATTTACACCTATCTCCGTGCCCTGGGTTGTGACCGGGAGGAGGCGCTGGATGAGACCCAGGAGTTCATGACGCATTTCATCCAGGGCGGCGGGCTGCACAGCGTCTCGCCTGAACGCGGCCGTTTGCGCAGCTACCTGCGGCAGTCATTACGCAACCACCTCACGACGGTGCGGCGGGATGCAGCGCGGCAAAAACGCGGCGGCGGCAAGACTTTCGTCTCCATGGATGATGTGGAGGTCTTTGACGTGCCGAGCCAGCCGGATGCAGCGGACCAGTGGTTTGACCGCCGCTGGGCCTGGTCGGTGGTGAAGCACGCCATGGACCGTTTGGAAGCACGCTATCTGCGCCGCAACCGTGGTGCGGTGTTTGCCGCTTTGAAAGAAGGGCTCATCAGCCCGGAGCTGCTCCGGCCCTATGCCGAAATCGGGGAAGCCCTGCGCATGACAGAAAATCAGGTGAAACTGGAAGTTCATCGCGCACGGCGGCGTTTTGCGGAGGAACTCCGTACGGAAGTGGCCATCACCCTGTCCCCGGACACGGACACGGATGAGGAACTGCGTTACCTGATGAGTGTTCTGAGTTTTGAGTGA
- a CDS encoding PSD1 and planctomycete cytochrome C domain-containing protein: MPLRTALLALLITSPLAAEEAEALFVRRVWPMFQEKCLACHGNDEAKIKGGLDMRSLASTLKGGDSEASSLVPGKPDESPLYLASTRSHDDWEAMPPKENDRLTDPQLVALKDWISKGAPWPDEARRSEVAKANAEKWNAEDGIIVKTVGALSPDWAGRRYVPEALWAYQPVKKPVIPATEKRHPVDVLIAQRMPEGLQAAPAADARTLIRRAAFDLTGLPPSPEEVEAFVAEMAQTKGADATYAKLINRLLESPHYGERMARHWLDVARYADSSGFANDYERGNAWRYRDYVVRSFNEDKPYDRFIREQIAGDEMVAGKEGKATQSEALIATGFLRMGPWELTGMEVAKIARQRFLDDVTNSVGETFLAHSLQCARCHDHKFDPIPTHDYYAMQACFSTTQLAERPAPFTDKENTAGFEERKYLEQRFEGHLAALRELDNKMLVNAEKWFADKSLDRSAWDKAVADARAFVETGGQVKKGKGKSKNFTGVFEVARASLQKQGAKEGSYPPKLVGFEPVDFGNERVARKGLERLRWEMERYEPFAFSVYNGLTPQMTSVNQPMRMPVNPMGQGELEATAILGGGDPFSPTTPVKPGVLTALFETADLQAEIPAEVEGRRSELARWIACADNPLTTRTIVNRLWLWHFDQALAGNPNNFGSTGKKPTHPELLDWLAATFVEKGWSFKEMHRVIMMSDAYRRSAQFAVRSSQEATGAEMSRGEMEAAYAVFKPRRLTAEELRDTMLKVTGELNPTLGGIPNRPEINLEVAMQPRQVMGTFAAAWVPNPLPSQRHRRSLYALKIRGLRDPFMEVFNEPGPDFSCEAREVSTVTPQVFSLFNGQASYDRALALAARALKEAPSAAIDQVFRLAYGRAPTADEKAACEAHWQQMETRQKALVFAPKKPPLEITREAVEENTGEKFSFQEKLPAYADFVPDLQPGDVDARTRALADVCLVLMNANEFSYVY, from the coding sequence ATGCCTTTACGCACTGCCCTGCTTGCCCTGTTGATCACCTCCCCGCTCGCCGCAGAAGAGGCGGAGGCTCTGTTTGTCCGGCGTGTGTGGCCGATGTTTCAGGAGAAATGCCTGGCCTGCCACGGCAATGATGAGGCGAAGATCAAAGGCGGCCTGGATATGCGCAGCCTGGCCAGCACGCTGAAGGGTGGCGACAGCGAGGCGTCCAGCCTGGTACCTGGAAAGCCAGATGAAAGCCCGCTCTACCTGGCCTCCACACGCAGCCACGATGACTGGGAGGCGATGCCGCCGAAGGAGAATGACAGGCTCACGGACCCGCAACTCGTGGCCCTGAAGGACTGGATTTCAAAAGGCGCTCCGTGGCCTGACGAGGCGCGCCGAAGCGAAGTGGCCAAGGCGAATGCGGAGAAGTGGAATGCGGAGGACGGCATCATCGTGAAGACGGTGGGGGCGCTGTCGCCAGACTGGGCGGGCCGCCGTTATGTACCGGAGGCGCTGTGGGCGTATCAACCGGTGAAAAAGCCTGTGATCCCGGCAACGGAAAAGAGGCATCCGGTGGATGTGCTGATCGCCCAACGGATGCCGGAAGGGCTCCAAGCCGCGCCGGCAGCGGATGCGCGAACCTTGATCCGCCGGGCGGCGTTTGACCTGACCGGGCTGCCACCGTCGCCGGAAGAGGTGGAGGCTTTTGTCGCAGAGATGGCACAGACGAAGGGAGCGGATGCGACGTATGCAAAATTAATCAACCGTTTGTTAGAATCGCCACATTATGGGGAGCGCATGGCGCGGCACTGGCTGGATGTGGCGCGGTATGCGGACAGCAGCGGCTTTGCCAATGACTATGAACGCGGCAATGCCTGGCGCTATCGGGATTATGTGGTGCGCAGTTTTAATGAGGACAAGCCGTATGACCGGTTCATCCGGGAGCAGATTGCGGGGGATGAGATGGTGGCGGGCAAGGAGGGAAAGGCCACGCAGTCTGAAGCGCTGATCGCCACGGGCTTTTTGCGCATGGGGCCGTGGGAGCTGACGGGCATGGAGGTCGCGAAGATCGCTCGGCAGCGGTTTTTGGACGATGTGACGAACAGCGTGGGAGAGACCTTCCTGGCGCATTCGCTGCAATGCGCGCGCTGCCACGACCACAAGTTTGACCCCATCCCCACGCATGATTATTATGCGATGCAAGCCTGCTTCAGCACCACCCAACTGGCGGAGCGCCCGGCTCCGTTTACGGACAAGGAGAACACGGCGGGCTTTGAGGAACGGAAGTATCTGGAGCAGCGTTTCGAGGGTCACCTGGCCGCGCTTCGCGAGCTGGATAACAAAATGCTTGTCAATGCAGAGAAATGGTTTGCTGACAAGAGTCTGGACCGCAGCGCGTGGGACAAGGCGGTGGCGGATGCGCGTGCCTTTGTGGAAACTGGCGGGCAGGTGAAGAAGGGCAAAGGCAAGTCGAAGAATTTCACGGGCGTTTTTGAAGTGGCGCGGGCGAGCCTGCAAAAACAAGGGGCCAAGGAAGGCAGCTATCCGCCGAAGCTGGTCGGATTTGAGCCGGTGGATTTTGGCAATGAACGTGTGGCTCGCAAGGGGCTGGAGCGCCTGAGATGGGAGATGGAGCGCTACGAGCCGTTTGCCTTCAGCGTTTACAACGGTCTCACACCGCAGATGACCAGCGTAAACCAGCCCATGCGGATGCCGGTGAATCCGATGGGCCAGGGCGAGCTGGAGGCGACCGCCATCCTGGGTGGGGGCGATCCCTTTTCCCCCACCACGCCGGTGAAGCCGGGCGTGCTGACGGCGCTGTTTGAAACGGCTGACCTCCAGGCGGAAATCCCAGCTGAGGTTGAAGGCAGGCGTAGCGAACTGGCCCGGTGGATCGCCTGTGCAGACAATCCACTGACGACGCGCACAATCGTCAACCGCTTGTGGCTGTGGCACTTCGACCAGGCGCTCGCAGGCAATCCCAATAACTTTGGCAGCACGGGCAAGAAGCCGACGCACCCGGAGCTGCTGGACTGGCTGGCGGCGACGTTTGTGGAAAAGGGCTGGTCGTTTAAAGAGATGCACCGGGTGATCATGATGAGTGACGCGTATCGCAGGAGTGCTCAGTTTGCAGTGCGCAGTTCTCAAGAAGCAACAGGGGCGGAGATGAGCCGGGGGGAGATGGAGGCGGCGTATGCGGTTTTTAAACCGAGACGGCTGACGGCGGAGGAGCTGCGGGATACAATGCTGAAGGTGACGGGGGAGCTGAACCCGACGCTGGGCGGCATCCCGAACCGTCCGGAGATCAACCTGGAGGTAGCGATGCAGCCACGTCAGGTCATGGGCACTTTTGCTGCCGCCTGGGTGCCGAATCCCCTGCCCTCCCAGCGACATCGGCGCAGCCTGTATGCGCTGAAGATTCGCGGCCTGCGGGATCCTTTCATGGAGGTCTTCAATGAACCGGGGCCGGACTTCTCCTGCGAGGCGCGGGAGGTCTCCACCGTCACGCCACAGGTCTTCAGTCTGTTTAACGGACAGGCGAGTTATGACCGGGCACTGGCCCTGGCGGCCCGTGCCTTAAAGGAGGCTCCGTCGGCGGCGATTGACCAGGTTTTCCGCCTGGCCTATGGCCGTGCGCCGACAGCGGATGAAAAGGCCGCCTGCGAAGCCCACTGGCAGCAGATGGAGACCCGGCAAAAGGCGCTGGTCTTTGCGCCGAAAAAGCCGCCGCTGGAGATCACACGCGAGGCGGTGGAAGAGAACACGGGCGAGAAATTCAGCTTCCAGGAAAAGCTGCCTGCCTACGCCGATTTCGTCCCCGATCTGCAGCCCGGCGACGTGGATGCCCGCACCCGGGCCTTGGCCGATGTGTGCCTGGTGCTGATGAATGCCAACGAGTTTTCGTATGTGTATTGA
- a CDS encoding SWIM zinc finger family protein, with protein MSWDQEEVNESRERVQREIAKRRARGEPLLALEAPQKSRKLSQTFWGQAWCQNLETWSHYEARLPRGRSYLRQGQVLDLTLEPGTVSAVVSGGELYDTLIHIRPLEPAHWQDIVQASQGQVNSLLDLLTGKLGDGLLQIVSDPETGLFPRPAEIRFDCSCPDHADLCKHASAVLYGVGVLLDTRPELLFTLRGVDQTDLLSSASASSAASLNQNNGELKDTDLSALFGIDLAE; from the coding sequence ATGTCATGGGACCAGGAAGAAGTGAATGAAAGCCGCGAACGCGTGCAGCGCGAGATCGCCAAACGCCGCGCCCGGGGCGAGCCGCTGCTGGCGCTGGAGGCTCCGCAAAAAAGCCGCAAGCTGAGCCAGACCTTCTGGGGCCAGGCCTGGTGCCAGAACCTGGAAACCTGGTCCCACTATGAGGCCCGCCTGCCGCGTGGCCGCAGCTACCTGCGTCAGGGCCAGGTGCTGGACCTCACCCTGGAGCCAGGCACCGTGAGCGCCGTGGTGTCCGGCGGAGAACTGTACGACACCCTCATCCACATCCGCCCGCTGGAACCCGCCCACTGGCAGGACATCGTCCAGGCAAGCCAGGGCCAGGTGAACTCTTTGTTAGACCTGCTGACTGGCAAACTGGGTGACGGCCTCCTGCAGATTGTCAGCGATCCCGAAACAGGCCTTTTCCCCCGGCCAGCGGAGATCCGTTTTGACTGCTCCTGCCCGGACCACGCCGACCTCTGCAAACACGCCTCCGCCGTTCTTTATGGAGTGGGTGTCCTGCTGGACACCCGCCCCGAGCTTCTCTTCACCCTTCGCGGCGTGGATCAGACGGATCTGCTCTCCTCCGCCAGCGCCTCATCGGCAGCCTCGCTAAATCAGAATAATGGCGAACTGAAGGACACGGATTTGTCCGCCCTCTTCGGCATTGATCTGGCAGAATAG
- a CDS encoding DUF1501 domain-containing protein — MSRPFFPCAGARALHAPTRREFVYGLGTTLGSVALTSLMASEKVGPLSPKAQQAPAKAKNCIFLMMEGGPSHIDCFDPKPVLEKLHLKEFIREGAMKSAMESGKRYYVRSPFKFAQHGQSGAWMSEPWQHLSKVADELCFFRGCQVDSVNHPTAMYQMNCGNRFGGDPAIGAWVTYGLGTMNQDLPGFVVLPEISYPQGGSANWSNGYLPAHFQGTPLRPKGSPILDLQPPQGITPEHQRANLDLLGRLNQKHVNNHPWHDELKARMNNYELAFRMQMQVPEVIDIEQEDTKTKELYGIGQDATDAFGRKCLLARKLVEKGVRFVQLYAGTWDSHDYIERAHGNLIRQVDQPIAALIADLKQRGMLEDTLIVWCGEFGRTPDNGVRGGTQYGRDHNPKAMTVWFAGGGVKAGHTIGATDDRGMEAVEDVHHVRDLHVTLLRLLGLDDNKLTFYHAGRFKQLSQFGGQVIEKLIA; from the coding sequence ATGAGCCGACCTTTTTTCCCCTGTGCTGGAGCGCGGGCGCTGCATGCGCCGACGCGGCGTGAGTTTGTCTATGGCCTGGGCACGACGCTGGGCAGTGTGGCGCTGACGTCGCTGATGGCCTCGGAAAAGGTGGGGCCGCTTTCGCCGAAGGCGCAGCAGGCACCGGCGAAGGCGAAGAACTGCATCTTCCTGATGATGGAGGGCGGGCCGAGCCACATTGACTGCTTTGACCCCAAACCGGTGCTGGAGAAGCTACACCTGAAGGAGTTCATCCGCGAAGGGGCGATGAAATCGGCCATGGAAAGCGGCAAGCGTTACTATGTTCGCAGCCCGTTCAAGTTTGCGCAGCATGGGCAGAGCGGCGCGTGGATGAGCGAGCCGTGGCAGCACCTCAGCAAGGTGGCGGATGAGCTGTGCTTCTTTCGTGGATGCCAGGTGGATAGTGTAAACCATCCGACGGCGATGTACCAGATGAACTGCGGCAACCGGTTCGGCGGAGATCCGGCCATCGGTGCCTGGGTGACGTATGGGCTGGGCACGATGAACCAGGACCTGCCGGGTTTTGTGGTGCTGCCGGAGATCAGTTACCCGCAGGGCGGCAGTGCGAACTGGAGCAACGGCTACCTGCCCGCACATTTTCAGGGCACGCCGCTGCGGCCCAAGGGCAGCCCTATTCTGGACCTGCAACCGCCGCAGGGCATCACCCCGGAGCACCAGCGCGCCAACCTGGACCTGCTGGGGAGGCTTAACCAAAAGCATGTCAATAACCACCCCTGGCATGATGAGCTGAAGGCACGCATGAACAACTATGAGCTGGCCTTCCGCATGCAGATGCAGGTGCCGGAGGTGATCGACATCGAGCAGGAAGACACGAAAACGAAGGAGCTGTACGGCATCGGCCAGGATGCCACGGACGCCTTTGGCCGGAAATGCCTGCTGGCTCGGAAGCTGGTGGAAAAGGGCGTGCGTTTTGTGCAGCTCTACGCGGGCACCTGGGACAGCCACGACTACATCGAGCGCGCCCATGGCAACCTCATCCGCCAGGTGGACCAGCCCATCGCGGCACTGATCGCCGATCTCAAACAGCGCGGCATGCTGGAGGACACGCTCATTGTCTGGTGTGGTGAATTTGGCCGCACGCCGGACAATGGCGTGCGCGGCGGCACGCAATACGGGCGCGACCACAATCCGAAAGCGATGACTGTCTGGTTTGCAGGTGGTGGGGTGAAGGCCGGGCACACCATCGGTGCCACCGATGACCGGGGCATGGAGGCCGTGGAGGATGTGCATCATGTGCGAGACCTGCATGTGACGCTGCTGCGGCTACTCGGGCTGGATGATAACAAACTGACCTTTTACCACGCAGGCCGTTTTAAACAGCTGAGCCAGTTCGGCGGCCAGGTGATTGAGAAGCTGATCGCGTAA